The following proteins are encoded in a genomic region of Rissa tridactyla isolate bRisTri1 chromosome 5, bRisTri1.patW.cur.20221130, whole genome shotgun sequence:
- the LARP7 gene encoding la-related protein 7 isoform X1: MTGMETETARDKAMEEESTEQKKEREKKKRSRVKQVLADIAKQVDFWFGDVNLHKDRFLREQIEKSRDGYVDISLLVSFNKMKKLTTDGKLIARAVKSSSVVELDLEGTRIRRRQPLGEQPKDVDSRTVYVELLPKNVNHSWIERVFGKCGNVVYISIPRYKTTGDPKGFAFVEFETKEQAEKAIEFLNNPPEEAPRKPGIFPKTVKNKPVPTLNTSNSSVVEEKKKKKKKKSKIKKESNAQAAVETKESNTNTTTEQAPKSKRHRTSSECSEMEGTETHRQPSRREKRKWDRTESSEGPWESRPGKRKRTSSGDGETSTPKVKKTVQKDEVRPVKEETTEAPKDSNDVSAEDDKDKKDTSLSKSKRKHKKKHKERHKMGEEVIPLRVLSKTEWMDLKQEYLALQKASMASLKKTMSQIKPEPVGEMETETCAEKKPQSENDKPTMGPQFVSGVIVKIISAEPLPGRKQIKDALAVLADVAYVDMLEGDTECHVRFNTPEDAQIVVKSYKEIQIKNNWKLEVLTGDHEQRYWQKILVDRQAKLNQPREKKRGTEKLIAKAERMRLEKTQQTSKHIRFTDDN, encoded by the exons ATGACAGGAATGGAGACTGAAACTGCAAGAGACAAAGCCATGGAAGAAGAAAGCACTgaacagaaaaaggagagagagaaaaagaagaggtcaAGGGTTAAACAGGTGCTCGCAGATATAGCGAAACAAGTGGATTTCTGGTTTGGCGATGTTAATCTCCACAAAGACAGATTTCTCCGAGAACAAATAGAAAAGTCCAGAGATGGGT ATGTTGACATATcacttcttgtttctttcaacaaaatgaagaaattaacTACTGATGGAAAATTGATAGCTCGAGCAGTTAAAAGTTCATCTGTTGTAGAG TTGGATTTAGAAGGAACTAGAATCAGAAGACGCCAGCCCCTGGGTGAGCAACCAAAGGATGTGGATAGTCGCACAGTCTACGTG gagctgCTTCCCAAAAATGTCAATCACAGCTGGATTGAGCGGGTGTTTGGGAAGTGTGGTAACGTAGTTTACATCAGTATACCCCGGTATAAAACTACTGGCGATCCAAAGGGATTTGCTTTTGTTGAATTTGAAACTAAAGAACAAGCTGAGAAAGCTATTGAG tttttgaatAATCCGCCAGAAGAAGCACCACGGAAACCTGGGATTTTCCCCAAAACGGTAAAGAATAAGCCTGTTCCTACCCTGAATACAAGTAACAGCAGCGTAGTAG aagagaagaaaaagaagaaaaaaaagaaatccaaaatcaAGAAAGAGAGCAACGCGCAGGCAGCTGTAGAGACGAAGGAATCGAACACGAACACTACAACAGAGCAAGCACCCAAGTCAAAAAGACATAGGACTTCATCAGAGTGCTCAGAAATGGAGGGAACTGAGACTCACAGGCAGCCCtcgaggagagagaagagaaagtggGACAGAACAGAAAGCTCAGAGGGACCTTGGGAAAGCAGGccggggaagagaaaaagaaccaGCTCTGGAGACGGTGAGACATCAACCCCCAAAGTCAAGAAAACTGTTCAAAAGGATGAAGTTCGTCctgtaaaagaagaaacaacagaagctCCGAAGGATTCCAATG ACGTTTCTGCAGAAGATGACAAAGATAAAAAAGACACATCCCTTTCaaaatcaaaaaggaaacataagaaaaagcacaaagaaagacACAAAATGGGTGAAGAAGTCATTCCACTCAGAGTGCTCTCCAA GACCGAATGGATGGATTTGAAGCAAGAATATTTGGCCCTTCAGAAAGCCAGCATGGCCTCCTTGAAGAAAACCATGTCTCAAATCAAACCTGAGCCTGTGGGAGAGATGGAAACGGAAACTTGTGCGGAGAAAAAGCCTCAGTCTGAAAATGACAAAC CCACAATGGGGCCCCAGTTCGTGAGTGGAGTAATTGTGAAGATCATTAGCGCTGAGCCCCTGCCGGGCAGGAAGCAGATCAAG GATGCTTTAGCAGTGCTGGCTGACGTTGCCTatgttgacatgctggagggagaCACGGAATGTCATGTCCGTTTTAACACTCCTGAGGATGCACAGATTGTCGTGAAATCATACAAAGAAATACAGATCAAAAACAACTGGAAATTAGAAGTTCTCACGG GTGATCATGAGCAACGTTACTGGCAGAAGATTTTAGTGGACAGACAAGCTAAGCTTAACCAGCCTCGAGAAAAGAAACGGGGTACTGAGAAG tTGATTGCTAAAGCTGAAAGGATGAGACTTGAAAAGACTCAACAAACAAGTAAACACATTCGCTTCACTGACGATAACTAA
- the LARP7 gene encoding la-related protein 7 isoform X3: MTGMETETARDKAMEEESTEQKKEREKKKRSRVKQVLADIAKQVDFWFGDVNLHKDRFLREQIEKSRDGYVDISLLVSFNKMKKLTTDGKLIARAVKSSSVVELDLEGTRIRRRQPLGEQPKDVDSRTVYVELLPKNVNHSWIERVFGKCGNVVYISIPRYKTTGDPKGFAFVEFETKEQAEKAIEFLNNPPEEAPRKPGIFPKTVKNKPVPTLNTSNSSVVEEKKKKKKKKSKIKKESNAQAAVETKESNTNTTTEQAPKSKRHRTSSECSEMEGTETHRQPSRREKRKWDRTESSEGPWESRPGKRKRTSSGDGETSTPKVKKTVQKDEVRPVKEETTEAPKDSNDVSAEDDKDKKDTSLSKSKRKHKKKHKERHKMGEEVIPLRVLSKTEWMDLKQEYLALQKASMASLKKTMSQIKPEPVGEMETETCAEKKPQSENDKPTMGPQFVSGVIVKIISAEPLPGRKQIKDALAVLADVAYVDMLEGDTECHVRFNTPEDAQIVVKSYKEIQIKNNWKLEVLTVDC, from the exons ATGACAGGAATGGAGACTGAAACTGCAAGAGACAAAGCCATGGAAGAAGAAAGCACTgaacagaaaaaggagagagagaaaaagaagaggtcaAGGGTTAAACAGGTGCTCGCAGATATAGCGAAACAAGTGGATTTCTGGTTTGGCGATGTTAATCTCCACAAAGACAGATTTCTCCGAGAACAAATAGAAAAGTCCAGAGATGGGT ATGTTGACATATcacttcttgtttctttcaacaaaatgaagaaattaacTACTGATGGAAAATTGATAGCTCGAGCAGTTAAAAGTTCATCTGTTGTAGAG TTGGATTTAGAAGGAACTAGAATCAGAAGACGCCAGCCCCTGGGTGAGCAACCAAAGGATGTGGATAGTCGCACAGTCTACGTG gagctgCTTCCCAAAAATGTCAATCACAGCTGGATTGAGCGGGTGTTTGGGAAGTGTGGTAACGTAGTTTACATCAGTATACCCCGGTATAAAACTACTGGCGATCCAAAGGGATTTGCTTTTGTTGAATTTGAAACTAAAGAACAAGCTGAGAAAGCTATTGAG tttttgaatAATCCGCCAGAAGAAGCACCACGGAAACCTGGGATTTTCCCCAAAACGGTAAAGAATAAGCCTGTTCCTACCCTGAATACAAGTAACAGCAGCGTAGTAG aagagaagaaaaagaagaaaaaaaagaaatccaaaatcaAGAAAGAGAGCAACGCGCAGGCAGCTGTAGAGACGAAGGAATCGAACACGAACACTACAACAGAGCAAGCACCCAAGTCAAAAAGACATAGGACTTCATCAGAGTGCTCAGAAATGGAGGGAACTGAGACTCACAGGCAGCCCtcgaggagagagaagagaaagtggGACAGAACAGAAAGCTCAGAGGGACCTTGGGAAAGCAGGccggggaagagaaaaagaaccaGCTCTGGAGACGGTGAGACATCAACCCCCAAAGTCAAGAAAACTGTTCAAAAGGATGAAGTTCGTCctgtaaaagaagaaacaacagaagctCCGAAGGATTCCAATG ACGTTTCTGCAGAAGATGACAAAGATAAAAAAGACACATCCCTTTCaaaatcaaaaaggaaacataagaaaaagcacaaagaaagacACAAAATGGGTGAAGAAGTCATTCCACTCAGAGTGCTCTCCAA GACCGAATGGATGGATTTGAAGCAAGAATATTTGGCCCTTCAGAAAGCCAGCATGGCCTCCTTGAAGAAAACCATGTCTCAAATCAAACCTGAGCCTGTGGGAGAGATGGAAACGGAAACTTGTGCGGAGAAAAAGCCTCAGTCTGAAAATGACAAAC CCACAATGGGGCCCCAGTTCGTGAGTGGAGTAATTGTGAAGATCATTAGCGCTGAGCCCCTGCCGGGCAGGAAGCAGATCAAG GATGCTTTAGCAGTGCTGGCTGACGTTGCCTatgttgacatgctggagggagaCACGGAATGTCATGTCCGTTTTAACACTCCTGAGGATGCACAGATTGTCGTGAAATCATACAAAGAAATACAGATCAAAAACAACTGGAAATTAGAAGTTCTCACGG tTGATTGCTAA
- the LARP7 gene encoding la-related protein 7 isoform X2, producing MTGMETETARDKAMEEESTEQKKEREKKKRSRVKQVLADIAKQVDFWFGDVNLHKDRFLREQIEKSRDGYVDISLLVSFNKMKKLTTDGKLIARAVKSSSVVELDLEGTRIRRRQPLGEQPKDVDSRTVYVELLPKNVNHSWIERVFGKCGNVVYISIPRYKTTGDPKGFAFVEFETKEQAEKAIEFLNNPPEEAPRKPGIFPKTVKNKPVPTLNTSNSSVVEEKKKKKKKKSKIKKESNAQAAVETKESNTNTTTEQAPKSKRHRTSSECSEMEGTETHRQPSRREKRKWDRTESSEGPWESRPGKRKRTSSGDGETSTPKVKKTVQKDEVRPVKEETTEAPKDSNDVSAEDDKDKKDTSLSKSKRKHKKKHKERHKMGEEVIPLRVLSKTEWMDLKQEYLALQKASMASLKKTMSQIKPEPVGEMETETCAEKKPQSENDKPTMGPQFVSGVIVKIISAEPLPGRKQIKDALAVLADVAYVDMLEGDTECHVRFNTPEDAQIVVKSYKEIQIKNNWKLEVLTGDHEQRYWQKILVDRQAKLNQPREKKRGTEKFFLVSGSVLWCTLVCSQCSQGPVHGCVCVPIQTNLNVAVSIHS from the exons ATGACAGGAATGGAGACTGAAACTGCAAGAGACAAAGCCATGGAAGAAGAAAGCACTgaacagaaaaaggagagagagaaaaagaagaggtcaAGGGTTAAACAGGTGCTCGCAGATATAGCGAAACAAGTGGATTTCTGGTTTGGCGATGTTAATCTCCACAAAGACAGATTTCTCCGAGAACAAATAGAAAAGTCCAGAGATGGGT ATGTTGACATATcacttcttgtttctttcaacaaaatgaagaaattaacTACTGATGGAAAATTGATAGCTCGAGCAGTTAAAAGTTCATCTGTTGTAGAG TTGGATTTAGAAGGAACTAGAATCAGAAGACGCCAGCCCCTGGGTGAGCAACCAAAGGATGTGGATAGTCGCACAGTCTACGTG gagctgCTTCCCAAAAATGTCAATCACAGCTGGATTGAGCGGGTGTTTGGGAAGTGTGGTAACGTAGTTTACATCAGTATACCCCGGTATAAAACTACTGGCGATCCAAAGGGATTTGCTTTTGTTGAATTTGAAACTAAAGAACAAGCTGAGAAAGCTATTGAG tttttgaatAATCCGCCAGAAGAAGCACCACGGAAACCTGGGATTTTCCCCAAAACGGTAAAGAATAAGCCTGTTCCTACCCTGAATACAAGTAACAGCAGCGTAGTAG aagagaagaaaaagaagaaaaaaaagaaatccaaaatcaAGAAAGAGAGCAACGCGCAGGCAGCTGTAGAGACGAAGGAATCGAACACGAACACTACAACAGAGCAAGCACCCAAGTCAAAAAGACATAGGACTTCATCAGAGTGCTCAGAAATGGAGGGAACTGAGACTCACAGGCAGCCCtcgaggagagagaagagaaagtggGACAGAACAGAAAGCTCAGAGGGACCTTGGGAAAGCAGGccggggaagagaaaaagaaccaGCTCTGGAGACGGTGAGACATCAACCCCCAAAGTCAAGAAAACTGTTCAAAAGGATGAAGTTCGTCctgtaaaagaagaaacaacagaagctCCGAAGGATTCCAATG ACGTTTCTGCAGAAGATGACAAAGATAAAAAAGACACATCCCTTTCaaaatcaaaaaggaaacataagaaaaagcacaaagaaagacACAAAATGGGTGAAGAAGTCATTCCACTCAGAGTGCTCTCCAA GACCGAATGGATGGATTTGAAGCAAGAATATTTGGCCCTTCAGAAAGCCAGCATGGCCTCCTTGAAGAAAACCATGTCTCAAATCAAACCTGAGCCTGTGGGAGAGATGGAAACGGAAACTTGTGCGGAGAAAAAGCCTCAGTCTGAAAATGACAAAC CCACAATGGGGCCCCAGTTCGTGAGTGGAGTAATTGTGAAGATCATTAGCGCTGAGCCCCTGCCGGGCAGGAAGCAGATCAAG GATGCTTTAGCAGTGCTGGCTGACGTTGCCTatgttgacatgctggagggagaCACGGAATGTCATGTCCGTTTTAACACTCCTGAGGATGCACAGATTGTCGTGAAATCATACAAAGAAATACAGATCAAAAACAACTGGAAATTAGAAGTTCTCACGG GTGATCATGAGCAACGTTACTGGCAGAAGATTTTAGTGGACAGACAAGCTAAGCTTAACCAGCCTCGAGAAAAGAAACGGGGTACTGAGAAG TTTTTTTTAGTGTCCGGTTCTGTGCTGTGGTGCACGCTGGTGTGTTCCCAGTGTAGTCAAGGGCCTGTGCACGGGTGTGTCTGCGTCCCGATCCAGACAAATCTGAATGTCGCCGTGAGCATCCATAGCTAA